In Leptospira barantonii, the DNA window AGCGTAAAAAGATCTTCGGGTTTGATGTCCTCGATTCTTTTTTCAGCTTTTTTACTTCCTTTCGCTCTAAGAGCTTTCCCTTCCTCGATCAGATCGTGAATCTTATGGATATTCTTTCCCTTTGCAGTGGAAGCCTTGTCCATAACGATGATCGTTTCGACTTTCGGAAGTTTCGATTTAACCTTATTGTACTTTTCCAGCATCTTATCGTTTTCGATGAAAACGATCTTTGCTTCCGAGTGATGAAGGATGTATTCTAATTCGGATTCTGTTACGTCCGTTCCACGAGGCACGTTAGCCGCACCGGAAAACTGAACCGCATAGTCCGTAATCATCCACTCGAGTCTGTTGTCAGCCAACACTCCGACGTGTTCTCTTGCTTTCAATCCCATGTCAATGAGAGCTTCGGCAAGGGCAATTCCCATGTCGTATAGCTGTTTATAAGAAGTAGGGTGGAACTCTTTATCTTCTCCCTTGCTCCAGAATACAGGTCGATCTCCAAATTTCTCGGTGGATTGTATTAACATATCCGCGAGGTTTTTATACATTTCCAATTCCTCTTTAGTGAGTTTTACCGGAATGATTTCCGGTAGGGTAAAGGCTGAATAAAGCTAAGAGGAAAATTGAGAGAGTCAATCAAATTTTAGAAAGGAGATCAGGGGGTGCGGTGCAAAAAGGAGAGAAGAAAGTCCGTCTATCTCGATGGAGATAGACGGAAGGAAGATATTATTGCTCTTCGCCGGCTGGAGCAGAAGACTCGGAAGCAGGAGCTTCTTCTTTTTTGGATTCTGCTTTTTCCTTCTTAGACTTTTTCTTAGATTTCTTTGCTTTTTTAGCCTTTTTGTGTTTCTTAGATTTCTTTCCTTTTTTTTCGGACTTAGTTTCTTTCGGGCTTTCAGTTTGTTCAGCAGGAGCGTCAGTAGTAGGTTCTTCCGCTACGAGTCCCGAGAATCCGGTCAAAGCCATTGCGGCAATTAAAAGTTGAACAAGAATTTTCTTAAAAAGGGTCATTGTAAAGTTTCCTATTGAATAGAGTGATTGATTGGAGAAGTGCAACACCCTTAGTAAAAAAGTAAATACGTTTTTTTAAGGAACGAAACGAGGAGGGTTCCATTTTTTGCCGGAAGCGACCGCGGATTCCAAACGTTTGAGATATTCTTTTTTGGGAATCTGATACGCGCCGAGTCCCAGAGTAACAATGTTTAGTTGCTGGGTATCGAACAGAGTGAACTGATCTTTTTTCAATGCCTCGAATAAATGAAAGAGTCCTATTTTTCCGAAATCTGGAATGAATGAAAACATGGATTCGCCTGCGAAAAAATTTCCGATCGCGATTCCGTAAACCCCACCTCCGAGTTTTCCATTTTCATCCCAAACTTCCAGGGAATGTGCGTATCCCAGTCTATGAAATTCCGTATAACCTTTGATAAAAAGATCGGTGATCCAAGTTTCTTCGCCGGGACGATAGGCGCAACAGCGCATAACTTGTTCGAAGGCTCGATCAAAAGTGATCGTATAATGTTTCTGATTGATTTTACGTTTGAGTCTTTTGGAAACGTGCAATTTATTGAGATCAAAAATTCCTCTCGGGTCCAGGCAATACCAAAGAATGGGATGATCGGACCAAGGAAAGATTCCGTTCTTATACGCGTACAAAAGTCTTTCGGGAGAAAGATCACCTCCGACCGCGACGATCTCGCGATCCCAAACGTGCGGGTTTCGAAAAAAATCGGAAAAATCTTTCAAAGCCAATTCCCCATTTCAAAACGTTCCGATGTTTTAAGATCCGAGATTCTCATAATTCTTGTAAGACGGTAAAAGTGAAAAAGATTCTTCAATGGAATAGATCGGTCCTTCCGAGAAAGTTTTGGAAGAATAGATATGAAATTTCGAAACCGGAAACGAGGAAGAGACAAAATCGGAGAATTCCTCCAAATACGTCAATACCCGCGTTCCGTTGGAATTTTTAAAGCGACCTACGGTAACATGAGGATGATAGTCTTGTCGATCCGGTTGTAAACCGATTCTGCGAATCCCCGAGTCCAAAATTTTTTGAAGTTGTAAAAGTTCCGGAGATGAATTTACGTCCGCAAAAAGAATCGAAGGTGATTTTTGTTTTCCGAACGTGCCCACGGATTTTAAACTTAATCGAAATTCGGGAAAGGAAACCTGAGAACAGAACTCGGACAAAACATCCAACTGTTCTTCGGATTGTTCTCCCAAAAAGACCAAGGTAACGTGGAAATTTTCCTTCGGAACCCAACGAACGTCCGGAAGACCGAAACAAATCGAAGTTAGTTGTTCTTTCACTTCGTCGGGAACGGCGATACCGAGAAAGGTTCTCATGCTTAAAAGTTTAGAACTCCCTGCGATTTCCGCAACTAGATTCCGAGATTCATCTTGAAGCGGGACCGTGAACTTTTTTGATCCTTAAAATTCCACGTAGAGAATTGCAGATAAAAATAGAATTCGATTTTTTCAATTCGTCTAAGGTAAGAATTTTTTCCGAAAAACCTTTTCGTTTTAAAAGACGATTTCGAAAAACACCGGGAAGAATTCCGGAGGAAAGCGGCGGAGTAAAATAAGAATTTCCTATCTTTACGAAAACGTTGCTGATACTTCCTTCCGCGATTTCTTTTTTTTCATTTAAGAATAGAACTTCCAGATTGCCTTGTTCTCTCGAACGTTTTCCTTCCCGATCGTAGACTTTTCTCAGATTCGTTTTGTGTTTTCTAAATTCGGAGGAAGAATCAATCTCTACGTTGGAAATTTCCAAAGAACCTTCTTTTTGAAAGCGCGCGAGTTCCTGGGTTTCAAAACTCGGTTTGCCAAAAGAATCCAAGCTGATCTTAACCCGATACGATTTGGAAATATCGGAACAACTTGCGGCGGCCTTTTTCAAGGAAGAATTCCATTCTTCCGTTGAAAAAGGAAATCCGAGCGTTCTCGCGGACGATTCGATTCTTTCTTTGTGTTCTTTCAAAAAATAGAATATTTTATTTTTATAAAGTATGGTTTCAAAAACGGAAACGTTTCGCGGAGCCTCGGTGAAAAATTTGGCCTTTTCCAAAATTTCGAGCCATTCTTTTTCCGGATCGGAATCCCAGGTGATTCCCGAACCGATTCCTATAGTTCCTTTTCCATTCGCGATTTCTAAAGTTCGGATCGCGATGGAGAACACAGCGTCTTGATTCGGCTGGATGACTCCGATCGCGCCGGTATAAATTCCTCTCGGATTTTCCAACTGTTGAATCAATTGTATGGCTCTGAGTTTCGGCGCTCCGGTGATCGATCCGCCCGGAAAAAGTTTTCCGAATATATCCTTCCAGTCCACGGAATCTTCCAGTTCCGATCGAATCGTGCTCGTCATCTGAAAGATCGTCTTGTATTTTTCAACGGAGAATAACGCGTCGACATGAACGCTTCCTTCTTTACTGATCGTTCCGAGATCGTTCCGCATTAGATCCGTTATCATCAGATTCTCCGCTTTTTCCTTTTCCGAATTGATGAGGATGCGCGCGTTCTCTTCGTCTTCTTGTTCGGACTTGCCTCTCGGATAAGTTCCTTTCATCGGTTTGGTGATTAATGTTTTTCCTTTCTTTTCAAAGAAGAGTTCCGGTGAAAAGGAAAGTATGTCGGAATCATGAAGACGAATCCAAGAGCCGTAGGAAACCGGTTGTCTTAAGGATAGTATTTTATAAAATGATAATATATCCCCTTCGAAATCGAAAGAGATTTTATCAGTGTGATTGATCTGATAGATCTCGCCTTGATAAAGTTTTTCACGGATCGTATTCAAACTTCGAAAGTAACTTTCACGATTCGGCATCGAAGAAATATAAAAGCCGTAATTTTGTAAAGGTTCGGTTTGAATTTCCGAAAGTTTTTCCGGCTTGGAATAAACTTCAAAATGTAAAAGTGGTAAAACTGTTTCAGTTTTTTTCCAATTCATATCGGAAAAAAAATATCCTGCCTCATACGAAATGAAACCCGCTAAGTAATAACCTTGTTTAAGATAATCGTTTATTTTATTAAGAGAATGCAGTAATTCATCGGGATTACGAGCTTCGATAATTTCTATCGAATTGTGAAAGATAATTTTTCCGAAAGGATGGAATCCTTCGTCAAAAATCATAAAAGGCTGGCCAGAGAATAGGAGCTCTTCAATTCTCATTTTAGAGCAAACTTAATTGGGATTGATGATTTTGTCTCTTCGTTTCAAAGAAATAATAAGGATATCGGGAATCATTTTTATTTCCGGTTTTATTTATTATATCCTCGCGCAAATCGGAAGGAATACCGCGATTTATCCCGGTTATGCTTCGGCGATATGGCCCGCATCGGGTGCGGCGCTCGGGCTTACCTTACTCTTCGGAAATTACTCCATCGTCGGAGTTTTTATCGCTTCCTTTCTCGCCAATTCAGGAACGGATCTTTTATCCGGGAT includes these proteins:
- the pabB gene encoding aminodeoxychorismate synthase component I, with product MRIEELLFSGQPFMIFDEGFHPFGKIIFHNSIEIIEARNPDELLHSLNKINDYLKQGYYLAGFISYEAGYFFSDMNWKKTETVLPLLHFEVYSKPEKLSEIQTEPLQNYGFYISSMPNRESYFRSLNTIREKLYQGEIYQINHTDKISFDFEGDILSFYKILSLRQPVSYGSWIRLHDSDILSFSPELFFEKKGKTLITKPMKGTYPRGKSEQEDEENARILINSEKEKAENLMITDLMRNDLGTISKEGSVHVDALFSVEKYKTIFQMTSTIRSELEDSVDWKDIFGKLFPGGSITGAPKLRAIQLIQQLENPRGIYTGAIGVIQPNQDAVFSIAIRTLEIANGKGTIGIGSGITWDSDPEKEWLEILEKAKFFTEAPRNVSVFETILYKNKIFYFLKEHKERIESSARTLGFPFSTEEWNSSLKKAAASCSDISKSYRVKISLDSFGKPSFETQELARFQKEGSLEISNVEIDSSSEFRKHKTNLRKVYDREGKRSREQGNLEVLFLNEKKEIAEGSISNVFVKIGNSYFTPPLSSGILPGVFRNRLLKRKGFSEKILTLDELKKSNSIFICNSLRGILRIKKVHGPASR
- the aat gene encoding leucyl/phenylalanyl-tRNA--protein transferase, with the translated sequence MKDFSDFFRNPHVWDREIVAVGGDLSPERLLYAYKNGIFPWSDHPILWYCLDPRGIFDLNKLHVSKRLKRKINQKHYTITFDRAFEQVMRCCAYRPGEETWITDLFIKGYTEFHRLGYAHSLEVWDENGKLGGGVYGIAIGNFFAGESMFSFIPDFGKIGLFHLFEALKKDQFTLFDTQQLNIVTLGLGAYQIPKKEYLKRLESAVASGKKWNPPRFVP
- the thpR gene encoding RNA 2',3'-cyclic phosphodiesterase; its protein translation is MRTFLGIAVPDEVKEQLTSICFGLPDVRWVPKENFHVTLVFLGEQSEEQLDVLSEFCSQVSFPEFRLSLKSVGTFGKQKSPSILFADVNSSPELLQLQKILDSGIRRIGLQPDRQDYHPHVTVGRFKNSNGTRVLTYLEEFSDFVSSSFPVSKFHIYSSKTFSEGPIYSIEESFSLLPSYKNYENLGS